The DNA sequence GGCGTGGTGCGCCGGTCGATGACCTCGCCCAGGTACCGCAGCACGACCGCGACCGCGGCGACGACCGGCACGGCGAGGAACGCGCCCGCGATGCCGTAGAGCGTGCTGCCCGCCGTCACGGCGAGCAGCACGACGGCGGCGTGCAGGCGCAGGCTCCGCGACTGGAGCACCGGCTGGAGCACGTTGCCCTCCACCTGCTGCACCACCACCACGACCACGAGCATGATCAGCGCTGTCGTCGGACCGTTGCTGACCAGCGCCACGAGCACGGCCAGCGCGCCGGCGATGAACGCGCCGACGATCGGCACGAAACCGCCGAGGAACGTCAACGCCGCCAGCGGCACGGCCAGCGGCACGCCCAGCACCACCAGGCCGAGGCCGATCAGCACCGCGTCCACCAGGCTCACGATCGCCTGCGTGCGGATGAAGTCGCCCAACGTCGTCCAGACCCGCTCCAGCACGACGGTCACGTGCCCGCCGGCGCGCTCGCCGATCACGCCACGCAGCCACGGCGTGAACCGCGGCCCGTCCTTGACGAACAGGAACGCCAGCAACAGCGCGACGATGCCGGTGACGAGACCGGAGGTCACCGTGCCCACACCGGTGAGCAGGCTGTTCGCGATCGACCCGACGCTGGACCGCAACTGGTCGATGCCCTGCTGCAACAACTGGTCGAGCTGCCCCTCGCGGATGTTCAGCGGCGGGCCCGCCGCCCAGTCCAGCGCCTGTTGCAGGGCACGGGTCGCGCTGTCGGCGATCTCGGGCACACCGGACGCGATCGACGTCGAGATCAGCGCCACCACGCCGCCGAGCACGACCAGGCCGCCGAGCAGCACGATCGTCGAGGCCAGCGCGGCCGGCACGCCGCGCGAGCGCAGCCACCGGGCGGGCGGCCACAGCACGGTGGTGATCAGCAGGCCCAGCAGGACGGGCATCACCACCACCCACAGCCTGCCGATCAGCGTCCACAGCAGCCAGAAGCCGATGGCGACCAGCGCCAGCCGGGCGCTCCACCGCGCCAGCCAGGTCACCCCGTGCCCGATCGCCTGACCGCGATCGGGCCGGCGGCGGTCTTCAGCGCTCACGTCTTCCGTCCCCTCCACCGCGTCGCGCCTCGCGGCGCCTGTGCGGCAGCCTGCCAGAGCCGGGCGCGCCGGGCGTGCCGCCCCGCCCGTTGTCAAGGCCCGCACCAGGACAGAACCTGTCCGGTCCGCGACCTTGACCTCTCGTCCGACGTCCGCCCACGATGACGGAACAACATCATCCGGTGCGACCGGCAGTGGGAGTTGACAACGATGTCATCGCTTCGCGGCGGCACTGCGGCCCGGTTCGCGGCCGTGTTCGCCGTCCTTGGTTCCGTCCTCGTGCCCGTGCCCGTGCCGCGGGCCGCGGCGGCTCCCGGCGACTGGGTGATCACCGCGCCGGGCACGGCGGCCGTGGCCGCGCACGTGGCGCTCGACCCCGGCACGGGCGGCTTGACGTTCGCCGTCTCCCGGCAGGGCCGCACGGTCCTCGCGCCGTCGCCGATCGGGTTGCGCACCACCGGCGCCGACCTGACCCGGGGCCTGCGTGCGCTCGGCCGCACGGACCGGCCGGTGACCGAGCGGTACGCGACGACCACCGGCAAGCGGCTCGTGCGGCAGAACCGGATGACCGAGACCACGCTCGCGTTCGCGGGCGCGGGCGGCGTGCGGCTGGACCTCGTCGTGCGGGCCGCGCCCGACGGCGTGGCCTACCGGTACGTCGTGCCGGACCCCGTCACGGTGACCGGCGAGGCGTCGTCGTACCGGCTGCCCGCGGACGCCCCGGCCTGGTTGCTGCCCTACAACGCCTGGTACGAGGCGAACCGGGTGCGCACGACGGCCGGTGCGGCGGACGGAGACTTCGGCCACCCCTCGCTGTTCCGGGTGGGCGGGGACTACGCGCTGCTGACGGAGTCCGAATTGGACGGCCGGTACGCGGGCAGCCGGTTGCGGCACGCCGCCGGGTCGGCCGACTACCGGGTCGTGCTCGCCGACGAGCAGGTCACCGACGTCGTGCGCACGCCCTGGCGCACGGCGATCGTCGGCTCCCTGGCGACCGTCGGCCAGTCCACCCTGGTGGACGACCTCGCGTCACCGTCGAAGGTCGCCGACCCCTCGTGGGTGCGGCCGGGCAAGGTCGCCTGGTCGTGGTTGAGCGAGCACGCCAGCCCCGGCGACTTGGCCCGCCAGAAGCAGTACGTGGACTTCGCCGCCCGCAACGGCTGGGAGTACGTGCTGGTGGACGAGGGGTGGCGCGACACCTGGGTGCCGGAGCTGGTCCGGTACGCCCGCGCGCGGGGTGTCGAGGTGCTGCTGTGGTTCCACTGGTCCGCGCTGGACACGCAGGCCGAACGCGACACCGTGCTGCCCGGGGTGCGGCAGTGGGGTGTGCGGGGCGTGAAGCTGGACTTCATGGAGTCCGACTCCCGGGCCCGCTACCAGTGGTACGACGCGGTGCTGGCGAAGACCGCCGAGCTGCGCCTGATGGTGAACTTCCACGGCTCGACCATCCCGCACGGCCTGGCTCGCACGTGGCCGCACGTGATGACGATGGAGGCCGTGCGCGGCGCCGAGAACTCGCCGCCGGCGGCGAACAACCCGGTGCAGTTCTTCACCCGCAACGCGGTCGGGTCGATGGACTACACGCCGGTGTCGCTGGAGGTCGGGCCGAAGGAGGCGTCGGTCGCGCACGAGGTGGCGCTGCCGGTGCTGTACGAGTCGGGGTGGACGCACTTCGCCGACAAGCCGGAGGCCTACGAGCGGTTCCCGGAGGCGTTGCGCTACCTGAACCAGGTGCCGACGGTGTGGGACGAGACCCGGGTGCTGGGCGGCGAGCCGTCCGAGCACGCGGTGGTGGCGCGGCGGTCCGGTGACCGCTGGTTCGTCGGCGCGGTGGCGGCCGGTGACGCGCGCACGCTGCGGGCGTCGCTGGGGTTCCTGGGCGGTGGCCAGTGGCTGGTGGAGGTGGTCAGGGACGGCGTCGGGCGCGCTGACGTGCGGCGGGACGGCCGGATCGCGCGGTCGTCGACGACGCTGGAGGTCCCGGTGCCGCGCGACGGCGGGTTCGCGGCGGTGATCTGCCCGTACCTGCCCGGGGTGCTGACGTGCGACCGGCCGGTGGTGCCGGTGCCCGCCACGACGCTCGCCGTCACGCCGCCGGGGGTCGTGGACGCGGCGCCGGGCACGGAGTTCGAGGTGACCGGCAGCTTCACGGCCGAGGCCGACGTGGAGGACGTCGTGCTGACCGCGACCGCGCCGGGGGGTTGGACGATCACCGGCGCGCCGGTCGAGCGGCGCGCGGTGCGGGCGGGTGAGGTGATCACC is a window from the Saccharothrix saharensis genome containing:
- a CDS encoding glycoside hydrolase family 97 catalytic domain-containing protein, whose protein sequence is MSSLRGGTAARFAAVFAVLGSVLVPVPVPRAAAAPGDWVITAPGTAAVAAHVALDPGTGGLTFAVSRQGRTVLAPSPIGLRTTGADLTRGLRALGRTDRPVTERYATTTGKRLVRQNRMTETTLAFAGAGGVRLDLVVRAAPDGVAYRYVVPDPVTVTGEASSYRLPADAPAWLLPYNAWYEANRVRTTAGAADGDFGHPSLFRVGGDYALLTESELDGRYAGSRLRHAAGSADYRVVLADEQVTDVVRTPWRTAIVGSLATVGQSTLVDDLASPSKVADPSWVRPGKVAWSWLSEHASPGDLARQKQYVDFAARNGWEYVLVDEGWRDTWVPELVRYARARGVEVLLWFHWSALDTQAERDTVLPGVRQWGVRGVKLDFMESDSRARYQWYDAVLAKTAELRLMVNFHGSTIPHGLARTWPHVMTMEAVRGAENSPPAANNPVQFFTRNAVGSMDYTPVSLEVGPKEASVAHEVALPVLYESGWTHFADKPEAYERFPEALRYLNQVPTVWDETRVLGGEPSEHAVVARRSGDRWFVGAVAAGDARTLRASLGFLGGGQWLVEVVRDGVGRADVRRDGRIARSSTTLEVPVPRDGGFAAVICPYLPGVLTCDRPVVPVPATTLAVTPPGVVDAAPGTEFEVTGSFTAEADVEDVVLTATAPGGWTITGAPVERRAVRAGEVITGRWTARVGGDSPVGAVDVPVFAEFRAPGHARVHVEQAVRAFVPPPVPTGDPHVSDLPFMSESNGWGPVERDRSNGENAGGDGGPLTVGGVVHEKGMGAHAPSELSVYLGGGCRAFTAVVGLDDETTEPGSVVFQVFGDDRPLFDSGVVRGGDPARPVAVDTTGVRMLSLRVTDGGDGRDFDHADWADARLACAWEGHRG
- a CDS encoding AI-2E family transporter produces the protein MSAEDRRRPDRGQAIGHGVTWLARWSARLALVAIGFWLLWTLIGRLWVVVMPVLLGLLITTVLWPPARWLRSRGVPAALASTIVLLGGLVVLGGVVALISTSIASGVPEIADSATRALQQALDWAAGPPLNIREGQLDQLLQQGIDQLRSSVGSIANSLLTGVGTVTSGLVTGIVALLLAFLFVKDGPRFTPWLRGVIGERAGGHVTVVLERVWTTLGDFIRTQAIVSLVDAVLIGLGLVVLGVPLAVPLAALTFLGGFVPIVGAFIAGALAVLVALVSNGPTTALIMLVVVVVVQQVEGNVLQPVLQSRSLRLHAAVVLLAVTAGSTLYGIAGAFLAVPVVAAVAVVLRYLGEVIDRRTTPEGEVPDRPDDPDPVPDARPPGSADGA